The Caretta caretta isolate rCarCar2 chromosome 15, rCarCar1.hap1, whole genome shotgun sequence genome window below encodes:
- the LOC125622757 gene encoding apelin receptor B-like, giving the protein MEEAAADALGGEPYYYYGEANESGPGAQCEWPADWEVSFSLLPVLYMLVFVLGLSGNGLVIFTVWRGPRAKRRSADTYIGHLALADLAFVVTLPLWAAYTALRFHWPFGSALCKLSSYLVLLNMFASAFCLGCLSFQRYLAVVRPLPRPRPPRPRAAARLPLAALWLLAGLLALPALLLRDTQPSAPGNLTVCDMDFSGVASPQAERYWRGALGLGTTALGFLLPLLLMTLFYCCIGATVSRHFQHLRKQQEKRRLLRTIATLVVVFALCWLPFHLLKGLYVLSELELLDLPCAFLGLIVLLHPYATCLAYINSCLNPFLYAFFDLRFRAQCRLLLGLRPALRGPAGSGSGSSTLSAQTQKSELHSLATKV; this is encoded by the coding sequence ATGGAGGAGGCGGCCGCGGACGCGCTGGGCGGCGAGCCCTACTATTACTACGGGGAGGCGAACGAGAGCGGGCCGGGCGCGCAGTGCGAGTGGCCGGCGGACTGGGAggtctccttctcgctgctgccCGTGCTCTACATGCTGGTCTTCGTGCTGGGGCTGTCGGGCAACGGGCTGGTGATCTTCACCGTGTGGCGGGGCCCGCGGGCCAAGCGCCGCTCCGCCGACACCTACATCGGCCACCTGGCGCTGGCCGACCTGGCCTTCGTGGTGACCCTGCCGCTGTGGGCCGCCTACACGGCGCTGCGCTTCCACTGGCCCTTCGGCTCGGCGCTGTGCAAGCTCAGCAGCTACCTGGTGCTGCTCAACATGTTCGCCTCCGCCTTCTGCCTGGGCTGCCTGAGCTTCCAGCGCTACCTGGCCGTCGTGCGCCCGCTGCCGCGCCCGCGGCCCCCGCGCCCCCGCGCCGCCGCGCGGCTCCCGCTGGCCGCGCTCTGGCTGCTGGCCGGCCTGCTGGCCCTGCCCGCCCTGCTGCTGCGCGACACGCAGCCCAGCGCGCCCGGCAACCTCACCGTCTGCGACATGGACTTCAGCGGCGTGGCCAGCCCGCAGGCCGAGCGCTACTGGCGGGGCGCGCTGGGCCTGGGCACCACGGCGCTGGGCTtcctgctgccgctgctgctcaTGACCCTCTTCTACTGCTGCATCGGCGCCACCGTCAGCCGCCACTTCCAGCATCTCCGCAAGCAGCAGGAGAAGCGGCGGCTGCTGCGCACCATCGCCACGCTGGTGGTGGTGTTcgccctctgctggctgcccttccaCCTGCTCAAGGGCCTCTACGTGCTGAGCGAGCTGGAGCTGCTGGACCTGCCCTGCGCCTTCCTCGGCCTCATCGTGCTGCTGCACCCCTACGCCACCTGCCTGGCCTACATCAACAGCTGCCTCAACCCCTTCCTCTACGCCTTCTTCGACCTGCGCTTCCGCGCGCAGTGCCGCCTGCTGCTGGGGCTGCGCCCGGCGCTGCGCGGCCCggccggctccggctccggctcctccACGCTCAGCGCCCAGACGCAGAAATCCGAGCTCCACTCCCTGGCCACCAAGGTGTAG